A window from Myripristis murdjan chromosome 11, fMyrMur1.1, whole genome shotgun sequence encodes these proteins:
- the LOC115367282 gene encoding G-protein coupled receptor 20 codes for MESLLNNFSSPSTSVPLFPSRSTDPANCSAWDNHMGASYLHRLAHLDIQLYRDFYAVWVSLMVCNCVMLVVGVVLNSLALYVFCGPSSHPSAPVTYTINLAVSDLLVALSLPARIALYHSGGSCVACSYIHTFSYFVNMYCSILFLTSICIDRYLAVVHASSTLHRWRTRGAARCVSATVWFIAVVVTYSFQTMALEFSSSCVLLPALFYLTILEFLLPLLAVVGFTLRVACFLSTSHGPMPQQSRARRARAVWLLAAVLVVFTVCFSPFHIWQVLVYFRDKVGGEVLRQGVGHVLAYHITVTLSSLNSCLDPVVYCFVTDSFRRAWRRRRGVREGEGEVGKTSAGEGERISVNNKCSGTALAIAHSVATLTLTTNAPHSGRQGV; via the exons ATGGAGAGCCTCCTCAACAACTTCAGCTCCCCCTCCAcctctgttcctctcttcccctcccggAGCACTGACCCTGCTAATTGCAGTGCCTGGGACAACCACATGGGGGCGTCGTACCTGCACCGGCTGGCGCACCTGGACATCCAGCTGTACCGGGACTTCTATGCTGTCTGGGTTTCTCTCATG GTGTGTAACTGTGTGATGCTGGTGGTGGGCGTGGTGCTCAACAGCCTGGCCCTCTATGTGTTCTGTGGGCCCTCGTCTCACCCCTCGGCCCCCGTCACGTACACCATAAACCTGGCGGTGTCCgacctgctggtggcgctgtCGCTGCCTGCCCGCATCGCCCTGTACCACAGTGGCGGCAGCTGTGTGGCCTGCTCCTACATCCACACCTTCAGCTACTTCGTCAACATGTACTGCAGCATCCTGTTTCTGACCAG TATCTGTATAGATCGGTACCTGGCTGTGGTCCATGCGTCCAGTACTCTGCATCGCTGGAGGACGAGAGGGGCGGCCCGGTGTGTCAGCGCCACCGTGTGGTTCATCGCTGTGGTGGTCACCTACTCCTTCCAG ACCATGGCGTTGGAGTTCAGCTCCTCCTGCGTCCTGCTCCCTGCCCTCTTCTACCTCACCATCCTGGAGtttctgctgccgctgctggcCGTGGTGGGCTTCACCCTGCGCGTGGCCTGCTTCCTCTCCACCAGCCACGGCCCGATGCCCCAGCAGAGCAGGGCGAGGAGGGCACGTGCCGTCTGGCTGCTGGCCGCCGTCCTGGTGGTCTTCACCGTCTGCTTCTCACCATTTCACATCTGGCAGGTGCTGGTTTACTTCCGGGACAaggtgggaggagaggtgcTCAGGCAGGGGGTGGGGCACGTGCTGGCCTATCACATTACAGTCACCCTGAGCAGCCTGAACAGCTGCCTGGACCCTGTCGTTTACTGCTTTGTGACGGACAGCTTCAGACgggcttggaggaggaggaggggagtgagagagggggagggagaagtGGGGAAGACAAGTGcaggagaaggggagaggaTTTCGGTGAATAATAAGTGTTCGGGCACGGCGTTGGCAATAGCTCACAGTGTGGCCACTCTCACCCTCACCACCAACGCACCCCACTCAGGGAGACAGGGAGTctaa